In Carya illinoinensis cultivar Pawnee chromosome 6, C.illinoinensisPawnee_v1, whole genome shotgun sequence, a single genomic region encodes these proteins:
- the LOC122313140 gene encoding uncharacterized protein LOC122313140 → MISPQQRYLQFLVPKDLCSSQSYPVISILYSLSYAQYKANLTISRILWARCWWFNAWFWSPYAIAVKIWTACFLLGNCWSFARFELLQLSRICRGLDEQIGVSRWKYEISNKYKG, encoded by the exons ATGATTAGCCCTCAACAAAGATATCTACAATTCTTGGTGCCCAAGGACCTATGCAGTTCCCAGTCTTACCCTGTTATCTCAATTTTATACAGCTTAAGTTATGCACAATACAAAGCAAACTTAACAATCTCTCGAA TTCTTTGGGCCAGATGTTGGTGGTTCAATGCATGGTTTTGGTCGCCGTATGCCATTGCTGTCAAAATCTGGACTGCATGCTTTTTGCTGGGTAACTGTTGGTCTTTTGCCAGGTTTGAGTTGCTACAGTTGTCAAGAATTTGCCGTGGGCTGGATGAACAG ATTGGCGTGTCCAGATGGAAATATGAAATATCCAACAAGTATAAAGGCTAA
- the LOC122313139 gene encoding disease resistance protein At4g27190-like, producing the protein MEVVAAIAATIVEYTIGPVGQWLCYSCRYGSNMEDLKNQVKSLQDAKSKVQHSIYAAIRNGEEIEDDVNTWLTKASVITELATRKIREGEEEEVETRSSNIGACLNLKQRHQLSQEAKNIVGNIAELLKNGTFNKVSYRPALEVGMWATTRYMDYVNLQSRMSIAKGIMEALGDANINKIGVWGMAGVGKSTLMREIVRKVNKEKLFDEVAMVIVSESPDLRRIQGEIADTLGLKFDQETEKGRASQLQRRLSKDKKILVILDDIWKPLDLVEIGIIPSERCKIVLTSRNRDVLTCRMGTQKDFEIQTLLIEEAWDLFEKMAGESVKDPNVRGIATEIAKECAGLPIALVTVSNALKNKILGEWKDALRQLRRLVPRHVTEMLKRVYSPIELSYKKLESQQLKSLVLLCAQLSPFVFYRDLLKYCYGYGFFHDGIDTLEEARNMLDTLLGKLRDSCLILESFIHGFRMHDLVRDVATIIASEDHNMFVVIRDDGGLRTWPEVDSFKRCEAFSLLGGDINQLPNEMECPELRFFHLCLEDRSLQIPDTFFQGMDKLNVLDLTKTQLPSLPSSLLLLRNLQTLCLDQCMLGDISGIGKLKNLVILSLLRSDISKLPKEIASLVHLRLLDLSNCSKLEMILPNVISSLVKLEELYMGNSFVQWEDEGLNDERKNASLAELNHLSKLTSLDIQIPNVNNLSKDLMFEKLERYTICIGDVWDWIDSTGRTSRRLKLKFNPSFQLQSWVKLLWKRVEDLRLDKLNGVESVIPEMDREGLQQLKHLHIENNAELKYILNLRTPVIAFPTLEMFVLENMISLEEICHGKLRLTSFKNLRVLKVISCDKLKYVFSSSIARAFHYLKNWR; encoded by the coding sequence ATGGAGGTCGTTGCTGCAATTGCAGCGACAATCGTAGAGTACACTATTGGACCAGTTGGACAATGGCTATGTTATTCATGCCGCTATGGCAGCAACATGGAGGATCTAAAGAATCAGGTAAAGAGTTTGCAGGATGCTAAAAGTAAGGTGCAACACTCCATTTATGCTGCTATAAGAAAtggtgaggaaattgaagatGATGTCAACACGTGGTTGACAAAGGCGAGTGTGATTACAGAATTGGCCACCAGGAAAATTCGTGaaggtgaagaagaagaagtagagaCGAGGAGCTCTAATATTGGGGCATGCCTGAACTTGAAGCAACGACATCAGCTAAGCCAAGAAGCAAAGAATATAGTGGGAAATATTGCTGAACTTCTTAAGAATGGAACCTTTAACAAAGTTTCTTATCGTCCTGCTTTAGAAGTTGGAATGTGGGCGACTACAAGATACATGGATTACGTGAACTTGCAATCGAGAATGTCAATTGCAAAGGGAATTATGGAGGCATTGGGAGATGCTAATATCAACAAGATTGGTGTATGGGGGATGGCTGGAGTTGGAAAAAGTACATTGATGAGAGAAATTGTCAGGAAAGTCAATAAAGAAAAGTTATTCGATGAGGTGGCTATGGTAATCGTGTCAGAGAGTCCAGATTTAAGGCGAATTCAAGGAGAGATTGCGGACACATTGGGTCTAAAGTTTGATCAAGAGACTGAAAAAGGGAGAGCAAGTCAACTACAAAGGAGGCTATCGAAAGACAAGAAGATACTTGTTATTTTGGATGATATATGGAAGCCACTTGATTTGGTGGAAATAGGAATTATTCCTTCTGAAAGATGCAAAATAGTACTGACATCTAGAAATCGAGATGTATTAACTTGCAGAATGGGCACCCAAAAGGATTTTGAAATTCAAACTTTATTGATAGAAGAAGCATGGGACTTATTTGAGAAGATGGCGGGTGAATCTGTCAAAGATCCTAATGTGAGAGGCATAGCAACTGAGATAGCTAAAGAGTGTGCAGGTCTTCCTATTGCTCTTGTAACAGTTTCAAATGccttaaaaaataagattttaggTGAATGGAAGGATGCCCTGCGCCAGCTAAGAAGACTGGTTCCTAGACACGTCACAGAAATGCTAAAAAGAGTATATTCTCCTATAGAGTTGAGTTACAAGAAACTTGAGTCTCAGCAGCTTAAATCCCTCGTTTTACTCTGTGCTCAACTCTCACCCTTTGTTTTCTATCGTGACTTGTTGAAGTATTGTTATGGTTACGGCTTTTTTCATGATGGCATTGATACATTGGAAGAAGCAAGAAACATGCTAGATACACTACTTGGTAAACTAAGAGACTCTTGTCTGATACTAGAAAGTTTCATTCATGGATTTCGAATGCATGATCTTGTTCGTGATGTCGCTACAATAATTGCATCGGAGGATCATAATATGTTTGTTGTCATCAGAGACGATGGTGGGCTAAGAACATGGCCGGAAGTAGATTCATTCAAAAGATGCGAAGCTTTCTCTCTTCTTGGTGGAGATATCAATCAACTTCCCAATGAAATGGAATGTCCCGAATTAAGATTCTTTCATCTCTGTTTAGAAGATCGTTCATTGCAGATACCGGACACTTTCTTTCAAGGGATGGACAAGCTCAATGTTTTAGATTTGACAAAAACACAACTTCCATCACTTCCTTCGTCTCTTCTTCTCCTTAGAAACCTACAAACATTGTGTTTGGATCAATGCATGTTGGGAGACATATCTGGGATTGGAAAACTCAAGAATTTAGTAATTCTTAGTCTTCTTCGTTCTGACATTTCAAAACTACCAAAAGAAATAGCGTCGTTGGTTCATTTGCGGTTGTTAGATTTGAGCAATTGTTCCAAACTCGAAATGATTCTCCCAAATGTCATATCAAGTTTGGTCAAATTAGAAGAGCTATATATGGGAAACAGCTTTGTTCAATGGGAGGATGAAGGTCTCaatgatgaaagaaaaaatgccAGCCTTGCTGAGCTCAATCATTTGTCAAAATTGACAAGTTTAGATATACAAATTCCAAATGTCAACAATCTATCGAAAGATTTAATGTTCGAAAAGTTGGAGAGATACACAATATGCATAGGAGATGTTTGGGACTGGATTGATAGTACTGGACGAACCTCGAGAAGACTGAAACTCAAGTTCAACCCAAGCTTTCAACTGCAGTCTTGGGTCAAATTGCTATGGAAGAGAGTGGAAGATCTTCGTTTAGATAAGTTAAATGGTGTTGAGAGTGTCATACCCGAAATGGATAGAGAAGGACTTCAACAACTTAAGCATCTTCATATCGAAAATAATGCTGAGCTTAAGTATATCCTTAACTTGAGGACACCGGTTATTGCGTTTCCTACCTTGGAGATGTTCGTTCTCGAGAATATGattagtttagaagaaataTGTCATGGCAAACTTCGATTAACATCCTTCAAAAACTTGAGAGTTTTAAAGGTGATAAGCtgtgataaattaaaatatgtctTCTCATCATCCATTGCCAGGGCCTTCCATTACTTGAAGAATTGGAGGTAA